The Prochlorococcus marinus str. MIT 1214 sequence ATGATTTTTTCTTTAGAGTTAATAGCAGATATTTTTTTCCATTTACTGTCCTCGGACAACGCTTGAAAGCCTAGAGAAACATTTGATAAAAACTCTCTACCTTCTTTTTCAATTCGATCATCTTTTCTATGTATTCTTCTTTTGATGCTTTCTTCAATAGAAATGTCTAGTAGAAATGTAATATCTGGAGAAATCCCCTGAGTGGCTATGGCTTCGAGATCTTTAATTAACTTGATATCTAACTTTCTTCCATAACCCTGGTAAGCAAGTGTGGAGCCACAAAACCTATCGCTAATAACCCAATCTCCTTGATCTAAAGTTGGGCGAATAATTTCATTTACATGTTGTGATCTGTCTGCGGCATAAAGCAAAAGCTCAGTAATAGAATCTGGACTTTTTGTTCTAGAAGTTTCTAGTAGAAGCGATCTTATAGATTTCCCTAAATCAGTCCCTCCTGGTTCTCTAGTTATCACTAATTGATTATTTTCAGGGATGAGATCAGTGCTAGTAAGCCATTTTGATAATTGATTGATTTGAGTGGTTTTTCCAGAGCCATCAATACCCTCAAAAACAATAAATTTTCCTTTCATTTTGACTTCAAAGATAAAGCATTAAATACAACACTTATAGAGCTCAAAGCCATAAGTAAAGCCGCCAAGGGAGGAGATAGTAATAATCCAGAGGATGGTAAAAGTAATCCTGCCGCTATTGGTAATGCAATTAAGTTGTATCCAAATGCCCACGCAAGGTTTTGTTTGATTTTGAGCATTGCTTGTTTTGATAGTTGTAAAGCATTTGGAAGAGCTTCCAAGCTTTCTCCAAGGAGAACAAGATCAGCAGAATCTTGTGCGATTTGAGTTCCCGTTCCTATCGCTACGCCCAAGTCTGCAGCTGCAAGAGCTGGGGCATCATTAATACCATCACCTATCATCGCTACTAAACCATTATTTTTTAATAAGTTCAATTTATTTAGCTTGTCTGACGGTAACATTTGCCATTCAATTTGTTTGGCACTAAATCCTAATTTTTCCCCTAATGATAAAACTGCGGAATCTCTATCACCACTGAACAAACTTAATGAAAAACCTCTTGAGCGTAATTTATTAATTGAAAGGAAAGCATCTTTTCTTACTTGGTCATCAATCAGTAAAAAACCTAAAAACTTTTTTTCAAGAGCAACAGCAACTATTGATTGAGCTTTTGTTTTTGAAAAATTGAAATTATTTTCAATTAGTTCATTCCATTCAATTCCTTCACTCTTTATCCATTCGGGAGTTCCTACTCTTATAAGTCCTTCTAAATTATTAATTTTCCCAGATAAGCCTTTACCTGCATAGGTAGCTGATGTTGACACTTTTTCTAGTTTAATTTCTTTTTTGTGCGCTTCTTGAATAATTGCTTGGGCGAGTGGATGCCGACTGTCTTGTTCAATACTTGCCGCCAATTTGAGCATGAAATTTTTTTCTGACTCTTTGTATACCCAGCATCCAACAACTAAAGGTCTTCCAATTGTGAGGGTCCCTGTTTTATCAAAAATAATTTGACTTATTTTTGATGCCATTTCGATGACATCTCCACCTTTGAATAACCATCCTCGTTTAGCAGCTTCTCCTGAGGCAACTGTTATTACAGTTGGGGTGGCGAGTCCAAGAGCACATGGACAGGCAACAACTAAAACAGAAATTGATAATTGAAATGAGAGACCAATTGGTGTTTGAGGTGTATTCAGTAAATGATCATGCAAATGATGGCTTTGCATGAAACCTGTAT is a genomic window containing:
- the tmk gene encoding dTMP kinase: MKGKFIVFEGIDGSGKTTQINQLSKWLTSTDLIPENNQLVITREPGGTDLGKSIRSLLLETSRTKSPDSITELLLYAADRSQHVNEIIRPTLDQGDWVISDRFCGSTLAYQGYGRKLDIKLIKDLEAIATQGISPDITFLLDISIEESIKRRIHRKDDRIEKEGREFLSNVSLGFQALSEDSKWKKISAINSKEKIMSEIKSEIKKLIKNK
- a CDS encoding heavy metal translocating P-type ATPase, with the translated sequence MSNKKIAQSKNSILLDIDGMKCGSCVQAVEKILKSDPNINNASVNLVTKTAFLEIKDPNNSLSDVIQTLTSKGFPSSERLNQTISKKIELELNDNQNLWNKWRQLIIATSLLFLSGLGHLVEGQQISFPIIGSLPFHAALATFALLGPGKSILKAGVKSAIMLTPTMDTLVSLGVLSAYIASIIALIWPTVGWPCFFNEPVMLLGFVLLGRFLEERARVKTGTALKDLAKLQPDTANLILENNEIREIRIGALRPGEKIQLLAGDRIPVDGLVIKGNSAIDVSSLTGESLPLEASPGVELPSGSLNLESTITLEVQKIGSETAIAKIISLVEEAQARKAPIQGLADKVAGIFCYGVTTLSVMTFLFWWKVGTRIWPEVLEVSNTGFMQSHHLHDHLLNTPQTPIGLSFQLSISVLVVACPCALGLATPTVITVASGEAAKRGWLFKGGDVIEMASKISQIIFDKTGTLTIGRPLVVGCWVYKESEKNFMLKLAASIEQDSRHPLAQAIIQEAHKKEIKLEKVSTSATYAGKGLSGKINNLEGLIRVGTPEWIKSEGIEWNELIENNFNFSKTKAQSIVAVALEKKFLGFLLIDDQVRKDAFLSINKLRSRGFSLSLFSGDRDSAVLSLGEKLGFSAKQIEWQMLPSDKLNKLNLLKNNGLVAMIGDGINDAPALAAADLGVAIGTGTQIAQDSADLVLLGESLEALPNALQLSKQAMLKIKQNLAWAFGYNLIALPIAAGLLLPSSGLLLSPPLAALLMALSSISVVFNALSLKSK